One window of Pseudacidobacterium ailaaui genomic DNA carries:
- a CDS encoding zinc-dependent alcohol dehydrogenase family protein produces the protein MRAAVLRRTGRVEEKPLRIEDLPLPQPSDGEVLLKVEACGVCRTDLHLISGELPPPLPAVTPGHQIVGRVEAVGHGVTSWKKGARAGVSWIGGTDGTCLLCRKGLENLCDNPVFTGYSVNGGFAEYAIARADFCIPLPESVSAIDLAPLLCAGIIGFRSLRVAGVERQDRVGLFGFGASAHLAIEVLKHWRCEIFVATRGASHQQLARELGASWVGEAMERPPVPLDRAVTFAPSGDVVIAALRSLRKGGIVAINAIHLDRIPQFDYDTLLWGERQLRSVTNMTRQDAQDFIKLAAEIGIRPRTTVFSLDEVNEALAAVYHDSVNGAAVVKMMDHLTSAS, from the coding sequence ATGCGAGCTGCTGTTCTTCGTCGTACTGGCCGAGTTGAGGAAAAACCGCTTCGTATCGAAGATCTCCCTTTGCCGCAGCCATCCGATGGAGAAGTTCTGTTGAAAGTGGAGGCGTGTGGTGTCTGCCGCACAGATCTGCATCTTATCTCCGGTGAATTGCCCCCACCATTGCCTGCCGTTACGCCTGGGCACCAGATCGTAGGCCGCGTGGAAGCAGTTGGCCATGGCGTAACCAGTTGGAAAAAAGGTGCACGTGCCGGAGTTTCCTGGATCGGTGGAACTGACGGAACATGCCTTCTTTGCCGTAAGGGGTTGGAAAACCTCTGCGACAATCCGGTCTTTACCGGTTACAGCGTGAACGGCGGATTCGCCGAATACGCCATTGCGCGCGCAGATTTTTGCATTCCTCTGCCGGAAAGCGTCTCTGCCATTGACCTTGCTCCTTTGCTTTGTGCTGGAATCATTGGCTTCCGCAGTCTGCGCGTTGCTGGTGTAGAACGGCAAGACCGTGTCGGACTTTTTGGCTTCGGTGCATCCGCACATCTGGCCATCGAAGTCCTGAAGCATTGGCGATGCGAGATCTTTGTTGCAACCCGCGGGGCCTCGCACCAGCAACTGGCCCGTGAGCTTGGTGCGTCCTGGGTCGGAGAAGCGATGGAAAGGCCGCCGGTGCCGCTGGACCGTGCCGTGACCTTTGCTCCCAGTGGAGACGTGGTCATTGCGGCGCTGCGCTCTCTTCGCAAAGGTGGAATTGTTGCGATTAATGCCATACACCTCGACCGCATACCGCAATTCGACTACGACACGCTGTTATGGGGCGAGCGCCAGTTACGCAGCGTGACGAACATGACCCGGCAGGACGCACAGGATTTTATAAAACTTGCGGCTGAAATCGGTATCCGTCCTCGCACCACGGTTTTCTCTCTGGACGAGGTGAACGAAGCATTGGCTGCCGTTTACCATGATTCTGTGAACGGAGCAGCAGTGGTGAAAATGATGGATCACTTAACATCCGCCAGCTAA
- a CDS encoding DUF4126 domain-containing protein → MSFTPTTIAALIIAASFAAGLNVYATLLTLGLLAHVHWIALPAGLDVLSHWWIIGVSGAMFVIEFFADKIPGFDMIWNALHTFVRVPVAALLAYRASEQLSPEMQLLAAIAGAGIAIVSHGSKTAVRAAVTPSPEPVSNIALSTGEDVAAIGVTWLATRHPYLAAGIAVFFLIMAVITVRWLARFVRRMWNKPRTASAT, encoded by the coding sequence ATGTCTTTTACGCCGACCACAATCGCCGCTCTTATCATTGCGGCCAGCTTTGCTGCCGGGCTGAATGTATATGCCACACTCCTCACACTGGGTCTGCTTGCTCATGTTCATTGGATTGCACTTCCAGCTGGCCTCGATGTTCTGAGCCACTGGTGGATCATCGGCGTAAGCGGTGCGATGTTCGTCATAGAGTTCTTTGCGGACAAAATTCCCGGCTTTGACATGATCTGGAATGCGCTCCATACCTTTGTGCGCGTCCCCGTCGCCGCGCTTCTTGCTTATCGCGCCAGTGAGCAGCTTTCGCCAGAGATGCAGCTACTTGCGGCCATTGCCGGCGCAGGGATAGCCATTGTCTCTCACGGATCGAAGACGGCCGTGCGCGCTGCCGTGACTCCAAGCCCGGAGCCGGTATCAAATATAGCGCTCAGCACAGGTGAGGACGTGGCTGCAATTGGCGTTACCTGGCTGGCGACGCGCCATCCATACCTTGCCGCAGGCATTGCGGTCTTCTTTCTCATCATGGCCGTCATCACCGTTCGCTGGCTGGCGCGCTTTGTCAGGCGCATGTGGAACAAGCCGCGAACTGCCAGTGCTACGTGA
- a CDS encoding UbiX family flavin prenyltransferase, whose amino-acid sequence MHSPLNLTVAITGASGSIFGQHLLRALDMDSRVSRIHLVVSESALRVMAEELKISGRNGLAEKLLGRPPVKIQQHPESDVGAPIASGSYPSQGMIILPCSMGTLAGIANGLAQGLIERAADVCLKERRPLVLCVRETPLNKVHLRNMSLAADAGATIFPVIPTFYNHPVDSTVMAKQFVSRVLAHIGLPQPDAFVWKGEDST is encoded by the coding sequence ATGCATTCTCCACTTAACCTAACCGTCGCCATTACCGGGGCCAGTGGTTCCATCTTTGGGCAGCATCTTTTGCGGGCACTGGATATGGATTCCCGTGTGTCACGGATACACCTTGTAGTTTCAGAAAGTGCGCTGCGGGTCATGGCCGAAGAGCTTAAAATCAGCGGACGCAATGGACTCGCTGAAAAACTGCTGGGACGGCCCCCGGTCAAGATCCAGCAGCATCCTGAGTCTGACGTAGGCGCGCCGATTGCCAGCGGGAGCTATCCCTCACAGGGAATGATTATCCTGCCTTGCAGCATGGGGACCCTGGCAGGCATTGCCAATGGTCTGGCACAGGGCCTGATCGAACGCGCGGCGGATGTCTGCCTCAAGGAGCGACGCCCTCTGGTGCTCTGTGTGAGAGAGACACCTCTCAACAAGGTCCACCTGCGGAACATGTCGCTGGCAGCCGATGCCGGAGCGACCATTTTTCCTGTGATTCCTACCTTCTACAATCATCCAGTGGATTCGACCGTGATGGCAAAGCAGTTTGTGTCCCGTGTTTTGGCGCACATCGGGCTACCACAACCGGACGCCTTTGTGTGGAAGGGGGAAGACTCCACATAA
- a CDS encoding aldo/keto reductase: MDRRQFLTTAAASFSATCLDPTTALPQPVEIPVLTRKFKATDIVVLGKTGIRTSRLAMGTGTIGYGGSSNQTRNGSATRLLLNGYNNGLLFFDTADSYGSHPYVAEALQHIPREKVTVMTKCDSRDPKAARADLYRFLKELKTDYIDICLIHCVTEDDWTERYRGVMDVFSEAKEKGIIRHHGVSCHSIGALRAAAKSPWVEIDLVRLNPVGAYMDADPHTVMGVIQEMRTQGKGIVGMKILGQGAMRTRQDEALRFALGTGVLDAFTIGAENIEEQEDLIRRIAAA; encoded by the coding sequence ATGGACCGCAGACAATTCCTCACCACAGCGGCCGCCAGCTTCAGTGCGACCTGCCTTGATCCAACCACGGCCCTCCCCCAGCCCGTCGAGATTCCTGTCCTCACACGTAAATTCAAGGCGACGGACATAGTGGTCCTCGGCAAAACCGGAATCCGTACCAGCCGTCTGGCGATGGGTACAGGCACAATCGGCTATGGCGGATCATCAAACCAAACGCGAAATGGCAGCGCCACCCGCCTTCTTCTGAATGGCTACAACAATGGCCTGCTCTTCTTCGACACCGCTGACTCCTATGGCAGCCATCCCTATGTCGCCGAGGCGCTGCAGCATATTCCGCGAGAAAAAGTCACTGTGATGACCAAGTGCGACTCACGCGATCCAAAGGCGGCCCGGGCTGATCTTTACCGCTTTCTCAAGGAGCTGAAGACTGACTACATTGATATTTGCCTTATCCACTGCGTAACAGAAGATGACTGGACCGAGCGCTATCGGGGCGTCATGGATGTTTTTTCAGAGGCCAAGGAAAAAGGCATCATCCGCCATCACGGCGTTTCCTGCCATTCCATCGGGGCGCTTCGCGCCGCAGCGAAATCTCCATGGGTGGAAATCGACCTGGTCCGGCTGAACCCCGTAGGTGCGTATATGGATGCTGATCCGCATACCGTCATGGGCGTCATCCAGGAAATGCGCACGCAGGGAAAAGGAATTGTCGGCATGAAGATTCTTGGCCAGGGTGCCATGCGCACCCGGCAGGATGAGGCCCTTCGTTTTGCTCTGGGCACTGGAGTATTGGATGCCTTCACGATTGGAGCAGAAAACATTGAGGAGCAAGAAGACCTGATCCGTCGCATCGCAGCCGCATAG
- a CDS encoding CPBP family intramembrane glutamic endopeptidase codes for MQQEIPEAPPPPHGIHRVFIGADGLRAGWSALLFVLILTLLIVSAGFLLHSFVHSHPDLKAPLNYLLGLFQNVLEFVLIFIATAVMAAIEHRPIRIYGYAGSAKLARFLWGIFWGFIAISFLVGTLWKLRLIAFDGFNLHGPRIWKYAAAWAVVFFFVGLAEESLLRGYLQYTLTRGLGFWWAALLLSVLFGLLHGHNPGESPVGLFSAGAVGLVFCLSLWYTGSLWWAIGFHAAWDWGQSYFYGTADSGTTVYGHLFTEHPVGALLWSGGPTGPEGSLLIFPLLVLMALAMWLWWGRAARPQGATAGASSQPPLPHF; via the coding sequence ATGCAGCAGGAAATTCCCGAAGCCCCGCCACCACCGCATGGCATTCATCGAGTTTTTATCGGAGCTGATGGACTTCGCGCAGGATGGAGCGCCCTTCTCTTTGTCCTGATCCTCACCCTACTCATCGTCAGTGCTGGTTTTTTGCTTCACTCTTTTGTGCACTCCCATCCAGACCTGAAGGCCCCGCTGAATTATTTGCTTGGTCTTTTCCAGAATGTCTTGGAATTCGTCCTGATCTTCATTGCAACTGCGGTCATGGCAGCCATTGAACATCGCCCGATTCGCATCTATGGATATGCCGGGAGCGCAAAGCTGGCCCGCTTCTTGTGGGGAATTTTCTGGGGATTCATCGCCATTTCATTCCTGGTAGGGACTCTGTGGAAATTGCGCCTGATTGCGTTTGATGGCTTCAACCTTCACGGACCCAGGATATGGAAGTATGCTGCGGCATGGGCTGTTGTTTTTTTCTTTGTGGGATTGGCTGAGGAGTCCCTGTTGCGTGGTTACCTACAATATACGCTTACGCGGGGCCTTGGCTTCTGGTGGGCCGCCCTGCTGCTTTCCGTGCTTTTCGGCCTCCTGCATGGGCACAATCCAGGAGAGTCCCCGGTCGGGCTTTTCTCGGCCGGCGCTGTGGGCCTGGTTTTTTGCCTGAGCCTCTGGTACACAGGCTCTCTCTGGTGGGCCATCGGTTTTCATGCCGCATGGGACTGGGGGCAGAGCTATTTCTATGGCACCGCTGATAGCGGTACAACCGTGTACGGACACCTGTTCACCGAGCATCCCGTGGGAGCGCTGCTGTGGAGCGGGGGCCCCACAGGCCCTGAAGGCAGCCTGTTGATCTTTCCTCTGCTTGTCTTGATGGCGTTGGCCATGTGGTTGTGGTGGGGCCGAGCTGCTCGCCCTCAAGGGGCGACAGCCGGGGCCAGTAGCCAGCCCCCCTTGCCTCATTTTTGA
- the pnp gene encoding polyribonucleotide nucleotidyltransferase: MKQEVTVELAGGKRLTFETGRMAKQASGAALVTQGDSVVLATAVSAPDVKEGIDFFPLTVDYREYAYAGGRIPGGFIKREGRPSEREILTSRLIDRPIRPLFPEGFRNETQVIALVFSADKENDPDIVAINAAGASLALSDIPFNGPIGAVRVGQVNGEFIVNPSYSERRDSSINIVVVGTKDGIVMIESGSSEVTEEVVVNAIEFGHAEIKKIVAAIEDLASRAGKPKRAFTAPEFDSAYYEALKAKVGERLKDALDTKTHPKNESYALIKQIKDELAAEISAGENAEAEKKKLTHYYEILRERLFREQVTRERIRPDRRAFDEIRPITIEVGVLPRTHGSALFTRGETQALVTATLGTGEDLQRVETFEGEQKKRFMLHYNFPPFSVGEVGRMTGVGRREIGHGALAERAIAAVLPDEAESPYALRVVSDILESNGSSSMASVCGASLALMDAGIPLKAAVAGVAMGLVKEGDDYAILTDIAGAEDHYGDMDFKVAGTRKGITALQMDIKISGITGQIMREALEQARRGRLFLLDTMDAVLSGPRTEKSKFAPQIRTLQIPPDKIRDLIGPGGKTIRSIIDATAAKIDVDDSGRVNVASPDVESLEKALAMINDLTAVPEVGKTYLGKVVRLAEFGAFVEIFPGTDGLLHISEIAEHRVKDVKDELREGDQVLVKVLGIEGNRIKLSRKALLKEHRAKLAQAAEAQPGQVNEIAASEERQPASNASTITIEGGEDIDDFDDEAEEGEEVNFNRADESAVHSGGGDRRPGGGGNRRRRGRRRPGGGGNRRPQ; encoded by the coding sequence ATGAAACAAGAAGTCACAGTTGAGCTTGCAGGTGGCAAGCGGCTGACTTTTGAAACGGGCCGCATGGCCAAGCAGGCCTCCGGCGCAGCGCTGGTCACTCAGGGTGACAGCGTTGTTCTGGCCACGGCCGTGTCCGCCCCCGATGTGAAGGAAGGAATTGATTTCTTTCCTCTTACCGTAGACTACCGCGAATATGCCTATGCTGGTGGACGTATCCCCGGCGGCTTTATCAAGCGCGAAGGCCGCCCCAGTGAGCGCGAAATCCTCACCAGCCGCCTGATTGACCGCCCCATCCGCCCCCTTTTTCCTGAAGGCTTCCGCAATGAAACACAGGTCATCGCTCTGGTTTTCTCAGCGGACAAGGAAAACGATCCGGACATTGTCGCCATCAACGCTGCGGGCGCTTCCCTGGCGCTGTCGGACATTCCCTTCAACGGTCCCATCGGAGCTGTCCGCGTAGGACAGGTGAATGGCGAATTCATCGTCAATCCGTCTTACTCTGAACGCCGCGACAGCTCCATTAATATCGTTGTCGTTGGTACCAAAGACGGCATCGTGATGATTGAGAGCGGCTCCAGCGAAGTAACCGAAGAGGTCGTGGTCAACGCCATCGAGTTCGGCCATGCGGAAATCAAGAAGATCGTGGCCGCCATCGAAGACCTGGCTTCCAGAGCCGGAAAGCCGAAGCGCGCTTTTACAGCTCCGGAATTTGACTCGGCCTACTATGAAGCGCTGAAAGCAAAGGTGGGCGAACGCCTGAAGGATGCGCTTGATACTAAGACCCATCCCAAGAATGAAAGCTACGCACTCATCAAGCAGATCAAGGACGAGTTGGCGGCTGAAATTTCTGCGGGCGAAAATGCAGAAGCGGAAAAGAAGAAGCTCACCCACTACTATGAGATTCTGCGTGAGCGCCTCTTTCGCGAACAGGTCACCCGCGAACGCATCCGTCCTGACCGCCGCGCCTTTGATGAGATCCGCCCCATCACCATTGAAGTCGGCGTCCTGCCTCGCACGCACGGATCGGCGCTCTTCACCCGCGGCGAAACCCAGGCGCTGGTTACCGCGACGCTGGGCACAGGCGAAGACCTGCAGCGCGTAGAAACGTTTGAGGGCGAACAGAAGAAGCGCTTCATGCTGCACTACAACTTTCCGCCCTTTTCTGTCGGCGAAGTCGGACGCATGACCGGAGTAGGGCGCCGCGAAATCGGGCACGGAGCGCTGGCTGAACGCGCCATCGCTGCGGTCCTTCCCGATGAGGCGGAATCCCCTTATGCTCTGCGCGTGGTCTCTGACATTCTGGAATCCAACGGCTCTTCTTCCATGGCCTCCGTATGCGGCGCAAGCCTTGCGCTAATGGATGCCGGCATTCCACTGAAGGCCGCCGTTGCCGGTGTGGCCATGGGGCTTGTCAAGGAAGGTGATGACTATGCCATTCTGACCGACATTGCCGGGGCCGAAGACCATTATGGCGACATGGATTTCAAAGTTGCCGGAACCCGCAAGGGCATTACCGCGCTCCAGATGGACATCAAGATCAGCGGTATCACGGGTCAAATCATGCGTGAGGCGCTCGAACAGGCCCGTCGTGGCCGCCTCTTCCTGCTCGATACCATGGATGCTGTCCTCAGTGGCCCGCGCACGGAGAAATCAAAGTTTGCCCCGCAGATCCGCACTCTGCAGATTCCTCCGGACAAGATCCGCGACCTTATCGGACCGGGTGGCAAAACCATCCGTAGCATCATTGATGCCACTGCCGCCAAGATCGATGTGGACGACTCAGGCCGGGTCAATGTGGCCTCGCCCGACGTCGAGAGCCTGGAAAAGGCCCTGGCCATGATTAACGATCTGACTGCCGTGCCGGAGGTGGGAAAAACCTACCTGGGCAAAGTTGTCCGCCTGGCCGAGTTCGGCGCATTTGTAGAAATTTTTCCTGGCACCGACGGCCTGCTGCATATCAGCGAGATCGCCGAGCACCGCGTGAAAGATGTCAAGGACGAGTTGCGCGAAGGAGACCAGGTCCTGGTTAAGGTTTTGGGTATCGAAGGCAATCGAATCAAGCTTTCCCGCAAGGCCCTGCTCAAGGAGCATCGTGCCAAGCTGGCCCAGGCCGCTGAAGCGCAACCGGGCCAGGTGAATGAGATTGCTGCATCGGAGGAGCGCCAGCCCGCTTCCAATGCCAGCACCATTACCATTGAAGGCGGAGAGGACATCGATGACTTCGATGACGAGGCGGAAGAGGGCGAGGAAGTCAACTTCAACCGGGCCGATGAGTCTGCTGTCCACTCCGGAGGCGGAGATCGCCGTCCCGGAGGAGGTGGCAACCGGCGTCGTCGTGGACGCCGCCGTCCCGGTGGCGGCGGAAACCGCAGGCCTCAGTAA
- the rpsO gene encoding 30S ribosomal protein S15, translating into MLAPQKKSEIISRFRTHDSDTGSPEVQIAILSERIGELTQHFKTHAKDHASRRGLLMLVSKRRRLLDYLKKHDSDRYRDVIGKLGIRK; encoded by the coding sequence GTGCTGGCACCGCAAAAGAAATCTGAAATCATCTCGCGCTTCCGCACTCACGACTCCGATACTGGCAGTCCTGAGGTGCAGATCGCAATCCTGAGCGAGCGAATCGGCGAGCTTACCCAACACTTCAAGACCCACGCGAAAGACCATGCTTCGCGCCGTGGCCTTCTGATGCTGGTGAGCAAGCGCCGCCGCCTGCTTGATTATCTAAAGAAGCACGATTCCGACCGCTACCGGGACGTCATCGGGAAGCTGGGCATTCGCAAGTAG
- a CDS encoding NRAMP family divalent metal transporter, which translates to MLRRWRTRIFLFLAVLGPGFITANVDNDPNGILTYSQAGAQFGYSLLWTIIPITLALIIVQEMCARMGVVTGKGLSDLIREEFGLRMTFLVMLLLVIVNFGNIIGEFAGIAGSLQLFHLSKYISVPVCAVLVWLLAVRGDYKSVEKVFLAASVFYIAYIITGVLSGPSWREAIVATVKLPQRGVWAQHDYVYMVIGVIGTTIAPWMQFYLQSSIVEKGVSIKKYAATRLDVIVGSIFTDVVAWFIIVACAATLWAHGMGSIAMPADAAEAMKPLAGQYAFLLFAFGLFNASFFAASVLPLSTAYTVCEGLGFESGVDKRFRQAPFFYWLYTLLIAGGAAVVLIPDFPLVQFSIFSQTLNGLLLPIVIVFMLLLINRRDLMGSHVNSRWFNAAAWITAVIVSALSVMYMVQLVRH; encoded by the coding sequence ATGCTGCGACGCTGGAGAACCCGGATATTTCTGTTCCTTGCTGTGCTGGGACCAGGATTTATTACAGCCAATGTGGACAATGATCCCAACGGCATCCTTACCTATTCCCAGGCCGGAGCGCAGTTCGGATATTCGTTACTCTGGACCATCATTCCCATCACGCTGGCGTTGATTATCGTGCAGGAGATGTGCGCGCGCATGGGCGTGGTCACGGGCAAAGGACTGAGCGACCTGATTCGCGAAGAGTTCGGGCTGCGTATGACGTTTCTTGTCATGCTGCTGCTGGTGATTGTGAACTTCGGGAACATCATCGGCGAGTTTGCGGGCATTGCAGGAAGCCTCCAGCTCTTTCATCTTTCCAAGTACATCTCAGTTCCTGTGTGCGCGGTGCTGGTATGGCTCCTGGCGGTCCGTGGAGATTACAAGAGTGTGGAGAAGGTCTTCCTTGCGGCCTCAGTCTTTTACATCGCCTACATTATTACCGGTGTGCTTTCCGGGCCGAGCTGGCGCGAGGCGATTGTGGCGACAGTAAAACTGCCGCAGCGCGGAGTATGGGCGCAGCACGATTATGTCTACATGGTAATTGGGGTCATCGGTACAACCATCGCCCCCTGGATGCAGTTTTATCTCCAGTCATCCATTGTCGAAAAGGGAGTCAGTATTAAGAAATATGCGGCCACGCGCCTGGATGTGATTGTCGGCTCAATTTTTACGGATGTGGTCGCCTGGTTCATTATTGTGGCCTGCGCGGCCACGCTTTGGGCCCATGGAATGGGAAGCATTGCCATGCCTGCCGACGCGGCGGAAGCCATGAAGCCACTGGCCGGCCAGTATGCTTTTCTGCTGTTTGCCTTTGGTCTGTTTAATGCCTCGTTCTTTGCCGCTTCCGTGCTGCCGCTTTCCACAGCCTATACCGTATGCGAAGGACTTGGTTTTGAGTCTGGTGTGGACAAGCGCTTTCGGCAGGCGCCTTTTTTCTACTGGCTTTATACGCTGTTGATTGCAGGCGGCGCGGCTGTCGTTCTGATTCCGGACTTCCCGCTCGTGCAGTTTTCCATCTTTTCGCAAACACTGAATGGACTACTGCTCCCGATCGTGATCGTTTTCATGCTGCTGTTGATCAATCGCAGAGATCTCATGGGCAGCCATGTCAATTCCCGCTGGTTCAACGCGGCCGCCTGGATCACCGCGGTGATTGTTTCCGCGCTTTCTGTGATGTATATGGTGCAACTGGTCCGGCATTAA
- a CDS encoding molybdopterin molybdotransferase MoeA, translated as MSTVFDSGASAGVVHYQEAIEIIRDQAELLRRSQPAKEEVPLLDSLGRVLASPILADRDQPPFPRSTRDGYACIAADLVSRRPLRILGQLRAGETWQGPPVRSGEAIEIMTGAPVPDGADCVVMVEHTLLDGSHIRLAGDRTPHPGENIVLAGAEAKAGAVIVPAGTRLAPPQIAAAAACGYSRISVFQKPRVAVLATGDELVSIQDIPLTHQIRNSNSESLAAQIRLAGADPIVLPPARDHLGSIADSIRSVEGCGLLLLSGGVSMGKYDLVEQVLDSLGAKFFFTGAKIQPGRPVVFGHLPSLYFFGLPGNPVSTLVTFSLFVSPLLAALSGEAAGGPRFALARVAHEARCTSSVTRFLPAQVNDSIEGASVTIVPWQGSGDLASTASANAFAVLPDVDEALPAGSLISVLLL; from the coding sequence ATGAGTACGGTGTTTGATTCGGGTGCATCCGCAGGCGTAGTCCATTACCAGGAGGCCATCGAAATCATTCGGGACCAGGCAGAGCTGCTGCGGCGAAGCCAACCGGCGAAAGAGGAGGTCCCGCTGCTTGATTCCCTGGGCCGGGTGCTGGCCTCCCCCATCCTGGCCGATCGTGATCAGCCCCCATTTCCGCGCTCCACACGGGATGGATATGCCTGCATCGCTGCCGATCTTGTTTCCCGCAGACCACTCCGGATCCTTGGCCAGTTGCGGGCTGGCGAGACCTGGCAAGGGCCGCCTGTCCGCTCCGGGGAGGCCATTGAAATCATGACAGGAGCCCCTGTTCCTGACGGGGCTGATTGTGTGGTCATGGTAGAACACACCCTCCTTGACGGGTCCCACATCAGACTGGCCGGCGACCGCACTCCCCATCCCGGGGAAAATATCGTCCTTGCCGGCGCTGAGGCAAAAGCTGGTGCCGTCATCGTTCCTGCCGGAACACGACTTGCTCCTCCTCAGATTGCAGCCGCAGCCGCCTGCGGATACTCCCGCATTTCCGTTTTCCAGAAACCGCGTGTCGCCGTGCTTGCCACGGGCGACGAACTGGTTTCCATCCAAGACATACCGCTGACCCATCAGATACGCAACTCCAATAGCGAGTCTTTGGCGGCACAGATCCGACTTGCCGGTGCTGATCCCATCGTGCTTCCCCCAGCCCGAGACCATCTGGGTTCCATTGCAGATTCCATCCGTAGCGTTGAAGGCTGCGGTTTGCTTCTGCTCTCCGGCGGAGTCTCGATGGGCAAGTATGATCTCGTCGAGCAGGTACTTGATTCTTTAGGCGCGAAGTTCTTTTTTACCGGAGCAAAAATTCAGCCCGGACGGCCTGTCGTCTTTGGACATCTTCCCAGCCTGTATTTCTTCGGATTACCGGGCAATCCTGTTTCCACTCTGGTCACTTTTTCCCTGTTCGTCTCACCGCTGCTGGCCGCTCTCAGTGGAGAAGCCGCAGGAGGTCCTCGGTTTGCGCTTGCGCGCGTGGCCCATGAAGCCCGGTGCACATCGTCTGTCACCCGTTTTCTCCCCGCGCAGGTGAATGATTCCATCGAAGGAGCAAGTGTCACAATCGTTCCCTGGCAAGGCTCCGGAGACTTGGCCAGCACCGCCTCCGCGAATGCTTTTGCCGTTCTTCCCGACGTGGATGAAGCACTACCCGCAGGGTCGCTGATTTCGGTGCTTCTGCTGTGA